GCGACGTCTTCAGCGGCAACAAGGCCTCGGGCGGTAACGGCGGTGTAGGCTCGCAGTTTAAGACCGTTCACAACGGCAGTAGCAATTTCTTTGCCGGCAGCGGCGGCAACGGCGGCGCGGGCGCGGGTGGAGGCCTCTACGTGGGCGGAGGCACCGTCACGCTGAACGACGAGAGCCTCCAAAGTAATCAGGCCGTGGGCGGCACGGGCGGCGCTGTCGTCACCAATCTTGGCGGCTTGAACACGAACGGGAGCGGCGGCGCGGGTTCGGGAGGAGGCCTTTACGTAGGCGGAGGCACTGTCACACTGAACAACGATACCCTCCAAAGCAATCAGGGCGTGGGCGGCAACCCCGGTGCCAGCTATCGTGGGGGGATCGGTGGCGTCGCTACGGGCGGCGGATTGTACATATCGTCAGGCGTCACCGTCGGAGGCACCGGCACCACCGTCGACAACAACACGGTGACCCCGGGCGTGAACGACGGCACGGCCAGGCTCGCGGACGTCGGAGCCAATAACCCGGGCCTCGGCACCTGGTCGCAAGACTTTATCTATCAGTCCGTGGCAAGCACTCTCACCGACCTGTACGTCGACATCGTGATCGCCAATCTCAATTCCGGGCCGTACACGATCACCCTGGCCCCGGGGACCACCTTTGATCTCACCGTGCCGGACAATTCCACCGACAGCACTAACGGCCTGCCGGTCATCACGGGCGACCTCACCATCGTCGGCAACGGCGACACCATCGAGCGGACGACGGGCTCGGCCGCATTTCGCCTGTTCGACGTCGCCGGCGGCGGCTCGTTGACCCTCGATAGCCTGACGCTGTCGGGCGGTCTGGCGCAAGGCGCAGGTCCGGCGGCGATCGGCGGCGCCATCTCCAGCGCGGGGGCGTTGACCCTCGGCGGCGTGACCGTCCAGGGCAACGTGGCCCAGGGGGTCGCGGGTGGAAATGCCTCCGGAGGCGGGCTTGGCGTGGTCGGAGGCAGCGCCACGCTGACCAACGTCACCCTCAGTGGCAATAAAGTCGTGGGCGGCAAGGGCGGCAGCGGGTCAGGCGGCGGCGCGGGCGCGGGCGGCGGCTTGTTCGTCGGCGGAGGCACGGTCGCACTGAGCAACGATACTATCAACAACAATGTCGCCCAGGGCGGCGGCGGCGGCGCCGGTGGCGCCATCGTCCGTGTGGCGCAAATCGGCGGGACCGGCGGCGTGGGCGCGGGCGGCGGCTTGGAGGTCGCGGCAGGGACTGTCACGCTGAGCAACGACGGCATCAACAACAATGAGGCCCTGGGCGGTGCCGGGGGCACGGGCGGAACCGCCTATCTCTACCTGGTGGGCGGCGCCGGCGGGACCGGCGGCGCGGGTTTCGGAGGCGGCTTGTACGTGGCGGGCGGCAGCGTCTCTCTCGCCAGCGAAACCCTCAACACGAATGCAGCCAAGGGCGGCAACGGCGGTAACGCCATAACCGGTGCAACCAGCTACGGCAACGGCGGCAACGGTGGCAACGGTGGTGATGCCGCGGGCGGTGGCTTGTACGTCTCGGCGGGCGTCACCGTCCCGGGCGACAGCCCCACGACCATTGCCGGTAACGCGGTAACGGCAGGCGCGGGAGGCGGCGGGGGCATTCGGTCGAAAGGGACCAACGGCTCGAACGGCCCCGCCGGAACGACCTCCTTGATCGACATTGCCGCCAATAGCACCGGCCTGGGGTATTACCTCTTGCCCGGGGGAAGCGCGACCGTCATCACGTCGTCGATGAGCCAACCGGTCTACGGTCAGAGCGTGACGCTCACGGCCGACGTCGTCGGCCTGGGCGCGCCGACCGGGACCGTCACCTTCTACGACGGCGGCACCCCCCTCGTCCAAGTCACACTCGACGCGTCCGGCGTGGCCACCCTGACCACCAATGCGTTCTCCGCCGGCCCGAATGACATCACCGCCGTCTATTCGGGCGACGGCAATTTCACCGGCAGTACGTCGACCGCCCTGACCCTGCCGGTGTACCCGGCCGCCACGACGACCTCCGTCGGCTCGTCGCTCGACCCGTCGGCGCTCGGTCAGCCGGTGACGTTCACGGCGACGGTGACGGCCGGCTCCCCGTCGACGGCCACGGTCGCGACCGGCTCGGTGCAGTTCCAGATCGACGGCGTGGATTTCGGCAGTCCGGTGAGTGTCAATAGCAGCGGTGTGGCCGTGAGCATGCCCGCGGACGGCACACAGTTGCCGGTGGGCCCCCACACGATCACCGCCGTTTACAGTGGTGCGGGGAACTTTCTCAGCAGCAGTAACGTCGGCTACCCGGCGAGCGTGTCGGCCGATTCCCCCAGCGCATACTACCCGCTGAATGACCCTTTCGGGACGACGGCGCAGGATGTTTCCGGGAACGGCCTCGACGGAACCTATACCGGCGGGATCACGGTCGGCCTGCCCGGGCCGGTCGAGGGGGCGACGGCCGTCCAACTCGACGGCAGCACGGGCTCGATCAGTTTGCCCGCGGCGCCCTTCGGCAATTACCCGAACATTAATAACAGCACAAGCGACTCCACGACCAACTATCCGCTGACGTTCGAGATCTGGTTCAAGGCCGCACCAGGGAGCCCCGGGGGCGTGATCCTCGGCCAGACCGGCAGCGGTGAATACATCCCGGCCGTCATGCTGGGGACGGACGGCAAGATTCGCACGTCGCTGTTCTGGCTGGGTAGCAATTCGGACGCTATCACGTCGTCGACCACTTACAACGACGGCAACTGGCACCTGCTGGACACGACTTACGACGGCGGAACCCAATCGCTCTACATCGACGGCGTGCTAATCGGGACGCAAAGCTTCCCGGAGTTGTACTACAGCCCCTCCTACAGCTATACGCTGGGGGCGGGTTACACGGCCGGCTGGGCGGGTGGCAACGGGGGCAACTTCTACTACAACGGCGAACTCGCCCAGGCTGCCATCTACCCGACGGCACTGTCTGCCGCCCAGATCGCGGCACACGCCCAGGCTGCCGACACCGGCGACCTGGCCCAGCTGGTGAGCAGCCCGACGACCACCGTAGCGGGTTCGTCGGTCAGCAGCTCGACATACGGCCAGCCGGTGACGTTGACGGCTACCGTTTCGGCGACCTTGCCGGGCGCGGGCACGCCGGACAGCACGGTGACGTTCCTGGACGCGGGCACGATTCTGGGCACGGTCAACTTGTCGGGCGGCACCGCCAGCCTGACGACTTCGGCCCTGCCAGCTGGCGATCATACAATCACGGTATCTTACGCGGGCGACGGCCTGTTCGACCCCAGCACGTCGGCGGCGATCACGGTCACGGTCGACCAGGCGGACACCACGACGACGATTACGGCCGCCACGCCGAATCCTTCGGTATTCGGCCAGTCCGTCACCTTCACCGAGACCGTCGCCCCGCCGTTCTCGGGGACTGCAACGGGTACGGTGACCTTCCAGGACGGGACCGCGCCCCTGGGTACGGTGAGCCTGAGCGACGGCGTCGCGACATTTACCACCAGCGAACTACCCATCGGCACCGACGAGATCACGGCGAGCTACAACGGAGACGGCAACTTCATCGTCAGCACGTCGGCGGCGGCCGCGCAGTCCGTCCTCCCCGCCACCACGACCACCCTGAATTCCTCGGCCAATCCGCTGACGTTCGGCCAATCCACCACGTTCACGGCAACAGTGACCACCGACGCGCCGTCAACGGCCACGGTTAATGCCGGGACGGTCCAGTTCCTGATCGATGGCGTTGATTTCGGCACACCGGTGAGCGTCAACGGCAGCGGCGTCGCCGTCAGCAGTCCCACTGCGGGCACGCAGTTTTCCCCGGGCGCCCATACGATCTCCGCCGTGTACAGCGGCGGCTCGACCTTCGGCGGGAGCGTCAGCGGCGATTTGATTCAGAGCGTGATCGCGACGACGAACACCGCACTGAGTTCGTCGGTCGATCCCTCGGTGGCCGGTGAGTCCGTGACCTTCACGGCAACTGTCTCCGCGCCGGCGGGCGCGGGCACCCCGGACGGCACGGTGACGTTCCTGGACGCGGGCGTGAGTTTGGGCACGGCCAGCCTGTCAAACGGCACGGCCACCCTGACGACCGCGCTGCTGGCGACCGGCAGCCACACGATCACGGCGTCCTACGCCGGCGATAGCGAATACGTTGCCAGTACGTCGACGGCGATCACGCAAACCGTCGACCAGTTGACCATCGTCCCGGGTACAGTCGTCGCGACCACCACCGCCCAGCTGATCGCCGACATCAACGCGGCCAATGCCGGCACCGGCCCGAGTACGATCCAGCTGGAAGCCGCCGACGCGGCCAACGGCTTCGAGTTCACGTCGGTGTATCCGTCCACCACCGACGCCCTGCCGCCGATCACGGACGCCGTCATCATCGAAGGCACTCCCGGTTTCGACAACACCATTCAGCGCGACACGGCTTCGGGAACACCGGCGTTCCGCCTGTTCGAGGTGGCCGCCGGCGGCTCGTTGACTCTTCAGAATTTGACGCTGTCGGGCGGCCTGGCCCGGGGCACGGGCGCGGCGGCGGATGGCGGCGCCATCTACAGTGCAGGACCGTTGACGCTCGGCGGCGTGACCGTGGAGAACAACAGCGCGGAGGGCAGCACCGGCACGAACGGAATCAACGGAGCCGGCGGTAACGGCGCGGCCGCTTACGGCGGGGGGGTGTACGTGGCCGGAGGCGCGGTCACACTGAGCGACGACATCATCAACCTCAATACGGTCTCGGGCGGTAACGGCGGCGCAGGCGGCCACGGTTTCGACGGCCACACGGGCGGGGGCGGCGGCAATGCCGCGGGCGGCGGCCTGTACGTGGCCGGGGGCAATGTCACCCTCACCAATACGACGCTCACCAACAACGCGGCCGTCGGCGGCAACGGCGGCAACGGCGGCAACGCGTACCGAACTCAATATTCCTACGGAACGGCCGGCAACGGCGGGAGCGGCGGCAATGCCGCGGGCGGCGGCTTATATGTACTGGCGGGCGTCACCGTCCTGGGCGACAGCGTCACCAGCGTTTCCAACAACGCGGTGACGGCAGGCGCGGGAGGCTCGGGGGGTACGGCGTTGTCTTTTGTTCCCGCCGCGTTCTATGGTTACAACGGTCACAATGGCGCTGCCGGTACAGTGACTGAAGATGACATCGCGGCCAATAATCCCGACTTTGGTAACTATGATGTGTATGCCACGACGCCGACGGTGACGGTCGCGGACGGGGGGACGTACAATGGCCAGCCGTTCGATGCGGCGGGCAGCGCGGTCGGGGCCGACGGCCGGACGCCCGTTTCTGGGACCTTCAGCTACACGTACTACGCCAGCGACGGCGTCACCCAACTGAGTGGCGCGCCCACGACCGCGGGCCGCTACTACGTCACGGCCGCTTTCATCAGCGGCGACCCGAACTACGCCAACGCTACTAGCGCCGAGACCGGCTTCACGATCGGTACGGCTATGCCATCGGTGACCGTCACGGATGGGGGCGCGTACAACGGCAAGCCCTTCAACGCGGTGGGCAGTGCGGTTGGTATCGATGGGCAGACGCCCGTTTCCGGATCCTTCAACTACACCTACTTCGCCAGCGACGGGGTCACCCAACTAGACAGCGCGCCCACGAACGCGGGCAGTTACTTCGTTACGGCCATCTTCAGCAGTAGCGATCCGAATTATGCGAGCGCCAGCAGCGTCAAGACGGGCTTCACCATCGTTACGGACACCCCAACGGTGACCGTAACGGACGGCGGCACATACGACGGCCAACCCTTCAACGCGGTGGGCAGTGTAGTCGGGGCCGACGGCCAGACGGCCGTCTCCGGGACCTTCAGTTACACGTACTACGCCAGCGACGGCGTCACGCAGATGAGCGGCGCGCCCACGACTGCGGGCAGCTACTACGTCGCGGCCGCCTTCACTAGCAGCGACCCGAACTATGCGAGCGCCAGCAGCGCCGAGACGGGCTTTACCGTCGACACCGCGACGCCGACGGTAACCGACACCGACGGGAGCGCGTATAACGGTCAGCCCCTTAACGCGGCAGGGAGTGCGGTCGGGATCGACGGCCAGACGCCCGTGCCCGGGAGCTTTAGTTACACGTACTACGCGAGCGATGGCGTCACGCAACTCGCCGGCGCTCCCATGAGCGCGGGCAGCTACTTCGTCACGTCTACCTTCACCAGCAGCGACTCGGACTACAGCAATGCCACCAGCGCCAAGACCGGCTTCACCATCGGCACGGCGACGCCGACAGCGACCGTCACCGACGGGGGCACGTACAACGGGAAGGCCCTCAACGCGGTGAGCAGTGCGGTCGGGGTCGACGGCCAGACGCCCGTGCCCGGGTCCTTCAGTTACACATACTTTGCCAGCGACGGCGTCACGCAACTGAGCGGCGCGCCTTTGACCGCGGGCAGTTACTACGTCACCGCCGCCTTCACCAGCAGCGACCCGAACTATGCGAACGCCACCAGCGCCGAGACCGGCTTCAGCATCAATCCGCTGGCCGTGACGCTTAGCGGCAGCCGAAGCTACGACAGCACCACGGGAGCGGCAGCCGACATCTTGTCGATCACCAACCTGGTCGGCGGCGATACCGTCACAGTGTCCGGCAGTGCCACGCTTGCAGGTACCAATGCCGGGCCGGAGGCGATCTCGTCCTTCGCGGGGTTGACGCTGGGAGGCACCGCAGCAACCGACTACACGCTGACCGGTTCCAGCGGGTCGGTCGACGTCACCCCGTCCGCACCCACGCTGGGGGTCACTGACGGCGGCACTTACACCGGCTCGCCGATCCCGGCCACTGCCACCGCCCTGGGCGTGGACGGCAAGACGACCGTGCCCGGCAGCTTCGGGTACGTCTACTATGCCGGCACCGATACCTCGGGCACCGACCTGGGCACCACCGCCCCGACGAACGTCGGCACCTACACCGTGGTGGCAACGTTCACCAGTAGCGACGCCAATTATCAGGGCGGCAGCACGCAAACCACATTCGCCATCACCCCCTCCGACGCCGGTGGGACAGGACCAGGGACCCCGTCCGTCCCGGCTACCACCCCTTCCCCCGACCTGATCGGGTTCCCGCAGGTCGTAGTCGGCCCTGACGCGGGCGGGCCGTCGTCCGTAACCGTCTACAACGCCGACGGCACGGTGGCGACGACCCTGACCCCATTCCCCGGGTTCACGGGCGGGATCCGCACCGCGGTCGGCGACCTGTCGGGCGACGGCAACTCGGACGTGGTGGTCGGGACTGGACCCGGAACCACGGCCACCGTCGCGGCCTACAACGGGAACACGTTGCTATTCACGCTTGTGCCGTTCGAGTCGTCGTTCACCGGCGGGGTGTTTGTTACGACGGGCTCCCTCACCGGGGACGGGCGCGACGAACTGATCATCACCGCCGACGAGGGCGGCGGCCCACGCGTCGAGGTGTACGAACTCCAGGGCACGACGCCCGTCTTGGTCGCGAACTTCTTCGGCATCGACGACCCGAACTTCCGCGGGGGAGCGCGGGCCACGGTCGACGGGGCGGACGGAAGCGGATCGACCGACTTGGTGGTGTCTGCCGGGGTTGGAGGTGGGCCGCGGATCAGCGTGTACGACGGGGCGGCGCTCCTCCAGGGTCAACTGGTCCACCCGGTAGCCGACTTCTTTGCGTTCGAGAGTACCCTGCGGAATGGGGCTTATGTGGCGTCCGGGGACGTGAACGGGGACGGTACGGACGACCTGATCCTGGGGGCCGGGCCGGGGGGAGCCCCGCGGGTCTTGATCCTGGACGGGACGACCCTGGCATCGCAGGGACCGACGGCCGCCCTCGCCGACCCGATCGCGAATTTCTTTGCCGGAGATCCCGACAACCGGGGCGGCGTCCGCGTCGTCGCGAAGAACCTGGACGACGACGGGTATGCCGACGTGGTAACCGGGAACGGTGCGGGCGCGGGTTCCCAGGTGACCGAGTATCTCGGCAAAGATCTGTCCGCCGGCGTGGTCAACCCCGACCTCACCCTTGACACGTTCCCCGGTTTCTCGGGAGGGGTATTCGTCGGGTGAGCCAGAGCGTGGTGATAACCCGTCGCCCTTGTCCCCCCAGCCGCCCCGAAGCGGGCATGGGCGTTCGCTTAATCCCGTCTGCCACTTGGGGATTGGCCGCACTGCCTTCGCCGGCCAGGGGTATATCCTTCTCGCGGGGTCTCTTCTCATGAGTACGGACCTGGGCGTTGGCCTCCGGGAGCACCAGCGTGGCCGTCTTGAGGACGCGGCACGGGTGTATCGGCAGTTCCTGAGCGAGCAACCCGAACACCCCGACGCGCTACATCTTCTTGGCGTCGTCGCGCTTCAGCAAGGGGAGAATGGACGTGCGGTTGAGTACATCGGCCGGGCCATCGCCCGCAACCCCGACAACGCCGCCTACCACGTCAACCTGGCGGAAGCGTATCGCGGCCTGGGCCAACTCGATCGCGCAGCCGAATGCTGCCGCACCGCTCTGTCCATCCGGCCACAGTCGGCCGAGGCGGCCAACAACCTCGGCATGGTACTCCTCGCCCAGGGCCGGACCGCGGAGGCCGCCGACCAATTCCGCGAAGCGTTGCGGTTGAAACCCGATTTCGGCATGGCCTGCAACAACGTCGGCAACGCCCTACGCCTGCTCGGCGACTTCGACGGCGCTGTGACCCACTTCCGCCGGGCCACCCGGATCGATCCCGACCTCGCCGAGGCCCACAGCAACCTCGGCCAACTCCTGCTGGAGCGCCACCAGCCACACGAGGCACTGGCCCACCTCCGTAATGCCGTTCGCCTCCGCCCCGGCCTGGCGGAGGCACGCAACAACCTCGGCAACGCCCTGCGCGAGATGGGGCGGGTCGGCGAGGCACGCCAGTCCTACGCCGAAGCGCTGCGCGTCAACCCGAACCTGGCCATGACCTATAACAACATGGGCCAGGCGCTGCAGGAAGAGAACGCCCTGGACGACGCGCTCGCCTGGTATCAGCGTGCGCTGCAGCTCGCCCCCGGCTCGGCACGCACCCAAACGAACCTCGCTAGCCTGCTGGCAGAGCAGGAGAGGTATGACGAAGCTGTGACCGTCTACCGACGGGCGTTGGAGCTGGACCCGACCTACGCCAAAGCTCACAGCGGGCTAGGCAGCGTCCGGCACGAGCAAGGGCACTTCGAGCAAGCCCAGGCGCATTACCGGGAGGCGCTGGGCCACGAACCCGACCTACCCGCCACCCTATGCGCCTTGGGCACCGTGTATGAGGAGCTGGGCGACTTCAAGGGCGCCGAGAACTTCTGGCGCACCGCGTTGGGGCACGATCCGAACCTGGCCGGCGCCTACTCGGCTCTGGCCACGATGTTGCGCGGCAAGCTGCCGGACGACGACCTGGCGGCCATGCGCCGGCTGCTAGCCGATCCCGACCTGCACGACGGTCGGCGCAGCGCTTTGCACTTCGGCCTGGCCCAGATCCTCGACGCCCACGGCGCCTACGGCGAGGCAGGCGAGTCGCTGCGGCAGGCTAATGTGTTGGCCCTGGCCGGGCGTGAGAAGCGCGGCCAGAGCTACGACCCGACCGAACACGCCCGCTTCGTCAGCGGCA
The sequence above is a segment of the Fimbriiglobus ruber genome. Coding sequences within it:
- a CDS encoding beta strand repeat-containing protein — protein: MPSVVAVTTSDLINDIIAANNGTGPTTIQLQAADATNGFDFTSAYPSSNDALPQITASITITGTSGFDNTIQRSTASGTPAFRLFEVAGGGSLTLQNLTLTGGLAQGTGTTAEGGAVYSTGTLNLTGVAVQSNQAKGTSGANAAGGGLYVAGGALTLTGDTLQNNQALGAIGIRGGAGSAMGTAGGGGEGGGLFVAAGTVSLSNDTLEGNQAVGGSGGYGAPGGAGAGGGLYMAGGTVTLSNDTAKSNKALGANGLSNPGSIIGAVGGAAAYGGGLYVAAGTLTLSGDTLESNQAAGGNGGFSARHHPIAGFVYGGGAGGAGAGGALYLAGGAIALSNNTIESNQATGGGGGGNKNSIGGTGGEGSGGGLCVAAGTVNLNGGDVFSGNKASGGNGGVGSQFKTVHNGSSNFFAGSGGNGGAGAGGGLYVGGGTVTLNDESLQSNQAVGGTGGAVVTNLGGLNTNGSGGAGSGGGLYVGGGTVTLNNDTLQSNQGVGGNPGASYRGGIGGVATGGGLYISSGVTVGGTGTTVDNNTVTPGVNDGTARLADVGANNPGLGTWSQDFIYQSVASTLTDLYVDIVIANLNSGPYTITLAPGTTFDLTVPDNSTDSTNGLPVITGDLTIVGNGDTIERTTGSAAFRLFDVAGGGSLTLDSLTLSGGLAQGAGPAAIGGAISSAGALTLGGVTVQGNVAQGVAGGNASGGGLGVVGGSATLTNVTLSGNKVVGGKGGSGSGGGAGAGGGLFVGGGTVALSNDTINNNVAQGGGGGAGGAIVRVAQIGGTGGVGAGGGLEVAAGTVTLSNDGINNNEALGGAGGTGGTAYLYLVGGAGGTGGAGFGGGLYVAGGSVSLASETLNTNAAKGGNGGNAITGATSYGNGGNGGNGGDAAGGGLYVSAGVTVPGDSPTTIAGNAVTAGAGGGGGIRSKGTNGSNGPAGTTSLIDIAANSTGLGYYLLPGGSATVITSSMSQPVYGQSVTLTADVVGLGAPTGTVTFYDGGTPLVQVTLDASGVATLTTNAFSAGPNDITAVYSGDGNFTGSTSTALTLPVYPAATTTSVGSSLDPSALGQPVTFTATVTAGSPSTATVATGSVQFQIDGVDFGSPVSVNSSGVAVSMPADGTQLPVGPHTITAVYSGAGNFLSSSNVGYPASVSADSPSAYYPLNDPFGTTAQDVSGNGLDGTYTGGITVGLPGPVEGATAVQLDGSTGSISLPAAPFGNYPNINNSTSDSTTNYPLTFEIWFKAAPGSPGGVILGQTGSGEYIPAVMLGTDGKIRTSLFWLGSNSDAITSSTTYNDGNWHLLDTTYDGGTQSLYIDGVLIGTQSFPELYYSPSYSYTLGAGYTAGWAGGNGGNFYYNGELAQAAIYPTALSAAQIAAHAQAADTGDLAQLVSSPTTTVAGSSVSSSTYGQPVTLTATVSATLPGAGTPDSTVTFLDAGTILGTVNLSGGTASLTTSALPAGDHTITVSYAGDGLFDPSTSAAITVTVDQADTTTTITAATPNPSVFGQSVTFTETVAPPFSGTATGTVTFQDGTAPLGTVSLSDGVATFTTSELPIGTDEITASYNGDGNFIVSTSAAAAQSVLPATTTTLNSSANPLTFGQSTTFTATVTTDAPSTATVNAGTVQFLIDGVDFGTPVSVNGSGVAVSSPTAGTQFSPGAHTISAVYSGGSTFGGSVSGDLIQSVIATTNTALSSSVDPSVAGESVTFTATVSAPAGAGTPDGTVTFLDAGVSLGTASLSNGTATLTTALLATGSHTITASYAGDSEYVASTSTAITQTVDQLTIVPGTVVATTTAQLIADINAANAGTGPSTIQLEAADAANGFEFTSVYPSTTDALPPITDAVIIEGTPGFDNTIQRDTASGTPAFRLFEVAAGGSLTLQNLTLSGGLARGTGAAADGGAIYSAGPLTLGGVTVENNSAEGSTGTNGINGAGGNGAAAYGGGVYVAGGAVTLSDDIINLNTVSGGNGGAGGHGFDGHTGGGGGNAAGGGLYVAGGNVTLTNTTLTNNAAVGGNGGNGGNAYRTQYSYGTAGNGGSGGNAAGGGLYVLAGVTVLGDSVTSVSNNAVTAGAGGSGGTALSFVPAAFYGYNGHNGAAGTVTEDDIAANNPDFGNYDVYATTPTVTVADGGTYNGQPFDAAGSAVGADGRTPVSGTFSYTYYASDGVTQLSGAPTTAGRYYVTAAFISGDPNYANATSAETGFTIGTAMPSVTVTDGGAYNGKPFNAVGSAVGIDGQTPVSGSFNYTYFASDGVTQLDSAPTNAGSYFVTAIFSSSDPNYASASSVKTGFTIVTDTPTVTVTDGGTYDGQPFNAVGSVVGADGQTAVSGTFSYTYYASDGVTQMSGAPTTAGSYYVAAAFTSSDPNYASASSAETGFTVDTATPTVTDTDGSAYNGQPLNAAGSAVGIDGQTPVPGSFSYTYYASDGVTQLAGAPMSAGSYFVTSTFTSSDSDYSNATSAKTGFTIGTATPTATVTDGGTYNGKALNAVSSAVGVDGQTPVPGSFSYTYFASDGVTQLSGAPLTAGSYYVTAAFTSSDPNYANATSAETGFSINPLAVTLSGSRSYDSTTGAAADILSITNLVGGDTVTVSGSATLAGTNAGPEAISSFAGLTLGGTAATDYTLTGSSGSVDVTPSAPTLGVTDGGTYTGSPIPATATALGVDGKTTVPGSFGYVYYAGTDTSGTDLGTTAPTNVGTYTVVATFTSSDANYQGGSTQTTFAITPSDAGGTGPGTPSVPATTPSPDLIGFPQVVVGPDAGGPSSVTVYNADGTVATTLTPFPGFTGGIRTAVGDLSGDGNSDVVVGTGPGTTATVAAYNGNTLLFTLVPFESSFTGGVFVTTGSLTGDGRDELIITADEGGGPRVEVYELQGTTPVLVANFFGIDDPNFRGGARATVDGADGSGSTDLVVSAGVGGGPRISVYDGAALLQGQLVHPVADFFAFESTLRNGAYVASGDVNGDGTDDLILGAGPGGAPRVLILDGTTLASQGPTAALADPIANFFAGDPDNRGGVRVVAKNLDDDGYADVVTGNGAGAGSQVTEYLGKDLSAGVVNPDLTLDTFPGFSGGVFVG
- a CDS encoding tetratricopeptide repeat-containing sulfotransferase family protein; this translates as MSTDLGVGLREHQRGRLEDAARVYRQFLSEQPEHPDALHLLGVVALQQGENGRAVEYIGRAIARNPDNAAYHVNLAEAYRGLGQLDRAAECCRTALSIRPQSAEAANNLGMVLLAQGRTAEAADQFREALRLKPDFGMACNNVGNALRLLGDFDGAVTHFRRATRIDPDLAEAHSNLGQLLLERHQPHEALAHLRNAVRLRPGLAEARNNLGNALREMGRVGEARQSYAEALRVNPNLAMTYNNMGQALQEENALDDALAWYQRALQLAPGSARTQTNLASLLAEQERYDEAVTVYRRALELDPTYAKAHSGLGSVRHEQGHFEQAQAHYREALGHEPDLPATLCALGTVYEELGDFKGAENFWRTALGHDPNLAGAYSALATMLRGKLPDDDLAAMRRLLADPDLHDGRRSALHFGLAQILDAHGAYGEAGESLRQANVLALAGREKRGQSYDPTEHARFVSGMMTACSPAFFERVRGIGLDSERPIFIVGLPRSGTTLTEQILASHSRVFGAGELRFARDDFETLAAGDDRRLDALSRLDQLTASRVGEQHLVRLRGLNVDRPHVADKMPDNYLYLGLLAALFPKAKFIHCRRDLRDIAASCWMTNFRHIRWANDVDHIASRFEEYHRIMNHWRRVLPVRVLEVEYEETVADLERMARLLVGWCGLDWEPACLAFHEGKRPVRTASVSQVRQPIYKRSVARWKHYESVLGALFDRLVQNCTVAA